The following coding sequences lie in one Desulfitibacter alkalitolerans DSM 16504 genomic window:
- a CDS encoding DUF6133 family protein, which yields MKKLINSIKGKSLEMAVRTRRILMDKRGEGFVDTAIKILIAVVIGALLLAGLYALFGEMIMPELRDRIQDMFNYGG from the coding sequence ATGAAAAAATTAATCAATTCTATCAAGGGCAAATCCCTTGAGATGGCAGTAAGAACAAGGAGAATATTAATGGATAAACGCGGCGAAGGCTTTGTGGATACGGCAATTAAAATTTTAATTGCTGTTGTCATCGGCGCTCTGCTCCTCGCCGGGCTTTATGCGCTCTTTGGAGAAATGATTATGCCGGAATTACGCGACCGTATTCAAGACATGTTCAACTATGGCGGTTAA
- a CDS encoding tyrosine-type recombinase/integrase, whose translation MKNDKKRFKLVRFAFETQSDGMVYRYMITDYQIPMFEINQWIESRSLQNANTGKEYAKKLVVYLNYLHSIGVEYDTATNRHVKSFIHYLLYGGLEELKLKFLETEIVCATAGRYLTAITELYKWLANNYETNITFQTKTDTYRARKSFLYGQIYSCDYQYILDSSLPRQKSRREYIKWYSEAEKDALCSHFETLRDEAVFRITLEGFRIDEVLSMQLQHYDPVEQTIRPSRSKGKQSARSGRDNPLRVVALPSELCELLNRYIQTERMIAENESGVISDFLFINLQRDSTQGKPLRYGNYYAILKRCAQRAGLDPEKIRTHSGRSTKVMEYLERQALHPEDGITDAVIMESFGWRSADSIVHYRNHNNQVIAKAVMEKLHRKKGGAND comes from the coding sequence ATGAAAAATGATAAGAAAAGGTTCAAGCTTGTGCGCTTTGCCTTTGAAACACAGTCCGACGGAATGGTTTACAGGTATATGATTACCGACTATCAGATTCCCATGTTTGAGATCAACCAATGGATCGAGAGCAGGAGCCTCCAAAATGCCAACACCGGAAAAGAGTATGCCAAAAAGCTGGTGGTGTACCTGAACTATCTCCATAGTATCGGCGTGGAGTACGATACCGCCACCAACAGGCATGTGAAAAGCTTTATTCACTATCTGCTTTATGGCGGTCTTGAGGAACTCAAGCTGAAATTCCTTGAAACGGAGATCGTCTGCGCCACAGCCGGCAGGTACCTGACAGCCATAACGGAGCTGTACAAATGGCTTGCCAACAATTATGAAACCAACATCACGTTTCAAACAAAAACAGATACATACAGGGCGAGGAAATCCTTCCTGTATGGCCAAATTTATTCCTGCGACTACCAGTACATCCTTGACAGCAGCCTGCCGCGGCAAAAGTCCCGCCGGGAATATATCAAGTGGTATTCGGAGGCGGAAAAGGATGCGCTGTGCAGCCATTTTGAAACGCTGCGGGATGAGGCGGTATTCCGCATTACGCTGGAGGGTTTCCGGATCGATGAAGTGCTGAGTATGCAGCTCCAGCACTATGATCCGGTGGAACAAACCATCCGGCCCTCACGTTCCAAGGGGAAACAAAGCGCCCGGTCAGGCCGGGACAATCCCCTTAGAGTGGTTGCGCTGCCCTCAGAGCTTTGCGAGCTGCTCAACCGGTACATCCAGACCGAGAGAATGATTGCGGAAAACGAGAGCGGCGTCATCAGCGATTTTCTTTTCATCAACCTGCAGCGGGACAGTACACAGGGGAAGCCGCTTCGCTACGGCAATTACTATGCCATCCTGAAAAGATGCGCCCAAAGGGCAGGCCTTGACCCTGAGAAAATACGAACGCACAGCGGACGCAGTACAAAGGTGATGGAGTATCTGGAGCGTCAGGCACTCCATCCGGAGGATGGCATCACCGATGCCGTCATTATGGAGAGCTTCGGCTGGCGCTCTGCCGATTCCATCGTCCACTACCGGAACCACAACAATCAGGTCATAGCCAAAGCGGTTATGGAAAAGCTGCACCGGAAGAAAGGTGGCGCCAATGATTAA